The proteins below are encoded in one region of Carcharodon carcharias isolate sCarCar2 chromosome 2, sCarCar2.pri, whole genome shotgun sequence:
- the LOC121288525 gene encoding late histone H2B.L4-like codes for MPEVAAPAKGGARCQSSRCLKLPRSGGNLATRAIPLTYTGCWTQVHPSNRISFKAMSVMYCFVVDIFKCIASEASHLIHYNKRHTISTREIQSTIHLRLLGELTKHTNSKGTKVVTKYANSI; via the coding sequence ATGCCTGAGGTGGCAGCTCCGGCTAAGGGTGGTGCAAGGTGTCAAAGCAGTCGCTGTCTAAAGTTACCAAGAAGCGGAGGAAATCTCGCAACCAGAGCTATTCCGCTTACATATACAGGGTGCTGgacccaggtccacccttccaaCAGGATCTCATTCAAGGCCATGAGTGTCATGTACTGCTTTGTTGTCGACATTTTCAAATGCATCGCCTCCGAGGCttcgcacctcattcactacaacaagcgccACACCATCTCAACCAGAGAGATCCAGAGCACCATCCACCTCAGGCTGCTAGGGGAACTGACTAAACACACCAACTCCAAAGGCACGAAAGTGGTCACCAAATACGCCAACTCCATTTAG